A region of the bacterium genome:
CTTCGGTGCCGGGAGGCGGCTCGCTCCAGGGGCGCGAGACGACGTAGCCGGTCACCCGGCGCTTTCCGAGGGGAACGAAAACGCGCACCCCCGGCGCGATTCCTTCGGCCATTTCGGCAGGGACCTTGTAGGTGAGCGGCGGAAGGCGGGGGACGTTGAGGGCCACCTGGACGTAGCGCTCCCCCGGGGGCGCCTTGGGGGGCGCACCGTTCTTCTCGCTCGACCAGGGGACAGCAGCTTCCGGCGTCATGGCATCAACTGGGCAGTGAAGGATTTGGGGTTAAATCCCTTTATAGCAGAGTTCCACGCATCGCGGCCGTTTGACCCTGCCCAGCCGCACCCCTAGAATCAATCCACTGGTTTTTGAAGGGTTTATGTCTCTGCGGGAGGATAACACCATGAAAAGTGCTCTCGAAATCGCCATGGAAAGAACGAAGGCGATCGGCGATCAGGCGCGCGAGGAGCTGGCCAAGCTCTCTCCCGCGGCCCGAAAGAAGATCGCGGAGGTCAAGAAGGTCTACGAGGGCAAGATTGCCGAGCGCGAGGTGCTTTTTCAGCAGGAGATGATGAAGCTGACCGGCGGCGCTCCCGTCGAGGCCATTCAGGCCCAGCTTCCTGATGAGGCCAGGGAAGCCCTCGGCCAGATGCGCCAGAAGCACAAAAGCGTGATCGACACCCTCGAAACCGAGCGTGAGGGGAAGATCCAAGCGATCAAGAAGGAAGCGGTCTAGATATTCGAGCGGCCCTGCGAGCCGTCCACTGCGTAGCATGCCCCGTGCACCAGGCTCGCCCGCGGGCTCAGCATGAACACCGCCACTGATGAGATTTCCTCGGGCCTTCCGAACCGGCCCAGCGGCATTCCCTTGAGCATCCCTTCGAGATTATCGGGCGCTGCGGCCATCCGGCGCTCCCACACCCCGCCCGGGAAGAACACGCTTCCCGGCGCCAGCGTGTTCACGCGGATGCCGTCCTTCGCGACCTGCTGGGAAAGCGCCTTTGAAAAACTGATGAGGGCGGCCTTCGAGGCGTTGTAGGTCATCGCCGAGCCCGATTCGCGGCCCGCGAGCGAGGCAATGTTCAGAATGGAACCGCCGCCGCGCTTTTTCATCTCCGAGATGGCCAGCCGCGAAAGCCGGACGGCGTGAAAGAGGTTGAAGTCGAAGGCTATCTGCCAGTCGTCATCGTCGGTATCGAGGAGGTGCTTCGGGTCGCTGCCGCCGACGTTGTTCACGAGAAGGTCAACACCGCCGAAGGCATCGAGCCCGGCCTTGAGGAACGCCGCCGGGGCCTCCGGCTTCGTCATGTCGCCGCAAAAGGAAGCCGCCTTTCCCTTGCCCTGGGCGTTGATCTCGGCCTCTGCTTTCCGGAGGTCGGCTTCCGTCCTTCCGCTGATGATGACGTGGCAGCCCTCATCGGCGAGGTCTTTCGCGATGTAAAACCCGATCCCCTTGCTGCCGCCCGAGATAAGCGCCACCTTGTCCTGAAGCATCAAGTCCATGAGCGTCCTCCGGTCCCTTAAATGTTCGAGCGGCTCTGTGCGCCGTCCACGTTCCAGCAAGCGCCGTGCACCAGGCTCGCCCGCGGGCTGAGCATGAACACCGCCACGGCGGAGACCTCCGCCGCCGTCCCGAAGCGCCCGAAGGGCATCTCGGCGTCGATGAAGCCTTGCAGGCCGTCCGGGGCCTCGGCGATGCGCCGCTCCCACACCCCGCCGGGAAAAAGAATGCCGCCCGGGGCGATCGAGTTAACGCGGATGCCGTCCTTCGCCACCTGCTGGGAGAGCGCCTTGGTGAAACTGATGAGGGCCGCCTTCGAGGCGTTGTATATCATCGCCCCCCTCGACTCGCGCCCGTAGATCGACGATACGTTGAGGATGGCACCGCCGCCCCGCTTCTTCATCTCGGGAATCACGAGGCGCGAGAGCCGCACGGCGTGGAAGAAGTTGAAGGCGAAGCCCCCCTGCCAGTCCGCATCGCCCGATTCGAGCAGGGTCTTGGGGTTGCTCCCGCCCACGTTGTTGACGAGAAGGTCCACCCCGCCGAAGGCATCGAGCGCCGTCTTCAGGAAAGCCTCGGGGGCGCCTTTCTCGGTGATGTCCCCCGCGAAGCCCGCCGCGCGGCCAGAGCCCCCCGCGGTCAACTCCCCGACCGCGCGGCCCAACTGCTCCTCCCCCCGCGCGGAGATGACGACGCGGCAGCCTTCCGCCGCAAGGTCTCTGGCGATGTGGAAACCGATCCCCCGGCTTCCGCCCGAGATCATGGCCACCTTGTCCTGGAGCATCAGGTCCATCCGGAAGCCTTCCCCGCCGTCTAGGCGGGATTGTCGAGGGTCTGCGCGGCGCGCAGGAGCGTCATCGAGTCCGTCCCGTCCCCGTGGAGAAAGGTCAGGAGATCGCGAATGCGCTTTTCGACGGGCGTTTCGCGCATGATGCCGATGCCGCCGAGGATGTCGGTCGCGAAGCCGATGGTCTTGAGGGCCACCTGATCGGTGAACACCTTGCCGTAGCGCGTGAAGCGGGGGTTGAAGGTGGGGTCGTTCTGGACCCCCCAGCAGACGCGCCACATGAACTGCTCGGCCACCTCGATGTTCATGAGCATCTCGGCGAGCATGTGCCGCACGGTGGGGTGCTCGACGATGGGCACCCCGCCCTGGACGCGCTCCTTGGCGTACTCGTAACAAAACTCATAGATGCCCCGCGCGATGCCCGTGTTGCAGGCGGCGAGCTCGGCGCTGCCGCGGAAGGCGACAGCCTGCGCATCGTAGCCGCCGTTCACCTCGCCGAGAACGTCGTCCTTGTGGACGCGGACGTTGTCGTAAAAGCTCTCTGCGTTCGGATAGAGGCGGTAGCCCATCTTGTCATGCACCTGACCATAGGAGACGCCCTCCTGATCCTTCCCGACGAGGAAGCAGGTCGTTCCCTGGTGGACCGGCGCCTTCGGATCGGTGCGCGCGAAGACGAGCAAAATCTTCGCCCAGCCCGTCAGCGAGGTGAAGCGCTTCGCGCCGTTGATGACCCAGTAGTCGCCGTCCCGCACGGCGCTGGTCTTGAGGCCGAGCTTGGGATCGGGCTGGCGATACAGGTTGTCGGTGCCGTAGTCGGGCTCGGTCATGCAGAAGGAGCCGACGCAGTCGTCATCCTCGACGAACATCTTGAGCCAGCGGCTTTTCTGATCCTCCGTCCCGCTCGCCGCGATGACTGAGGATATCTTCCAGCATTGGCTGATGCACTTGATGAAACCGATCTCGTACTGGGCGCCGGTCCAGAGGCAAAGGGTGCGGGTGAGCATATCCATGCCGCCGCCGCCGTATTCCTCGGGCACAGCCAGGGTGCGCAGGCCCACCTTCGAGGCCTTGTGGATGAGCTCGGCGGGGTAGCAGTCCTTCGGGTTGGGCCTCCGGTCCATCTCGGCCGCGACGGGCATCACCTCGCGCTCCATGAAATCGCGCGTCAGATCGGCCAGGGCCAGCTGTTCGTCCGTAAACGGATATTGCATGAGAGCGTCCTTTCCTCCGCGAGCCGGAAGACCGGCAATCCTTTAAGAAATATGTAATGACGTAATTGTGAGGTATCGCGGCTGGGGGGGATGTGTCAATCGGGACAGGGGATCGGCCTCACGCCCCCTTCGGGATAGGTCAGCGGGTCCCGCATTCCGGCCTCTTCAAAGCCCTTGCGGCGCAGGATGCAGGCGTCGCAGCGCCCGCAGGGCCGGTCCGCCCCGAGAGGATCGTAGCAAGAGTGCGTGAGGGCGAAATCCACGCCGAGCGCGGCGCCTTTTTTCACGATGTCGGCCTTGCGCATTTCCTTGAGGGGGGTGTGGATGGTGAGCTGCTCTCCGCTCTCGACGCCCGCCTTGGTGGCGATACGGGCCATCTGCTCGTAGGCCGCGATGTACTCGGGGCGGCAGTCGGGGTAGCCCGAGTAATCGAGCGCGTTGACCCCGATAAAGATGTCGAAGGCGCCCTTCACCTCGGCCAAGGCGAGGGCGTAGCTGAGAAAGATGGTGTTCCGGGCGGGGACGTAGGTGACGGGGATGCCCTCGCCAATATCGCCGCGATCCTTGGGGACTTCGATCTCGCCGGTGAGGGCGCTTCCACCGATGGCGCGCAGGTCGATCTTGACGACGGTGGGGCCCTCCGCCCCGAGGGTCTCCGCCACCCGGCGGGCGGCATCGAGCTCGTGGGCGTGGCGCTGGCCGTAGTCGAAGCTCAGCGCCGCGCAACGGAAGCCCGCCGCGCGCGCCATGGCGAGCGAGACCGCCGAATCCATCCCGCCGCTCAGGAGGACGACGGCAACTCTTTGCGATTCCAAGGCCTGATCTCCGGCGTCCGCTGGAGCGACTGGCTCGCCAGGGCGCCATTTCCCATGAAAAGAACCCGAAGCCGATAGGGCGGCCCTACCTCGGTCGTCACGCCGCCGCAAAAAGAGGAGGCTGCCCAATCGTTGAAAATCTTCGTCTGAAGCCGGGAGACGGCTGCGCCGACCGGATTCCACTCCTCATCGGCCAGCTCCACCCGCATCCACAGATCCTCCACCGGGGGTGTGGAGACGAAGAGAATCATCCCCGCCAGCTCGATCGTTTCACCCGTCCTGCGCCATCCCCACCGCTGGATGGTGCGCGGGTCTTTCTGAATCACCTGAAGTTCCGAGATCGGGAGCATCCCCGCCTCCACCGGCTGCCGGAAAAAGCCCGCCCCCCTCGCGGGAGCGGACCGCCTATATTAGGATACCGCTTTCCGGAGAGGTTCCCAACATCCTGGCTCACATTTACGGGAGATCGGCCATGCCCACCGCGACCGTCAACGGCGCCAACCTGAATTACAGCGTTCGGGGCGCCGGATCGCCTGCCCTTCTGATTCACGGATTCCAGAGCTCGCTGTTCACTTGGAAGCCGGTGGTGGATTTCTTCGCCGGGCACTTCCAGACCTTCACCATCGACCTGCGCGGCCACGGCGATTCGGACCGCCCGCCGGGTCCCTATTCCATCCAGCAGTTCTCCGACGATGTGGCAGCGTTCCTCAACTTCCTCGGCCTGGAGAAAATTACCCTGGCCGGGCACAGCATGGGCGGAAGAACCGCGCTCATGTTCACTCTCCAGCACCCTGAGCGGGTCCGCCAGCTGATACTGATCGGCGCCTCGGGGGCCGCTCCCAAGGGAGAGTATGAAACGCGCTTCCGCACCCTGCAGAAAGTGGCCGAGGAGGAAGGCATCGAGGCCGTCATGGCCCACCCGCTGGTCACATCGCACATCCCGAAGAGCTATCTCGAGGGCCCCGGGGGGGAGGAGTATCGCCGCCACTACCTCAAGAACACCCCGCAGAGCTACCGCGACGCGGGCGCGGCGCTCTTCACCATGCCCGATCTGACCGGAAGGCTCGGCGAGATTGGTGTCCCGGCCTGGTTCTGCGTCGGCGAAAACGAAGCCCCCGGCATCGTCGCCTTCTCGGAGCAATGCGAGCGGGACATCCCGAACTGCACTCGCTCGGTGATCCCCGGCTGCGGGCACTTCCCGATGCAGGACAACACGAGCGGCTTTCTCTCCGAACTGGAAAATTTTCTCGCAAAAACACCTGTCGCGTAACCAAAGGAGCGCCACGTGAACCGAAGCGAAGCCACCGCTTTTATCGACAGCGCCAGAAACGGCGTCCTGACGACGCTCCTCAAGGACGGTCGGCCCCACTCCTCCCCGGTCGTCTTCGGGCGGACGGGCGAGAACATCGAAATTTCCTGCACCTGGACCCGTCTCAAGACGAAAAACCTCCAGCGCGACCCCCGTGCCTCGCTCTGCATCATCCCGAAGGACGGCTGGCACCCCTACCTCACCGTCGAGGGCAAGGCGGCGCTCGTCGAGGACCCGGACGGCCGGATGAACCTCGACCTCTACCGCCGGGTGACGGGAAGCGAACCAGAGGATCTGGACGAGTACCTGCAGACGATGAAGAACGATCAGCGGATGATCGTCCGCCTCTCGATGGACCGGATGTACCCGCTCTCGGATTGAATCGCCCGCCCGCTAGAGGGTAATCACCTGATCGGGCGGGTTGCCCGACAGCGCCGCATAAAGGTTCGGGAAGCAGCCGACAACGACACCCTCCACCGTTCCCGAGACCTGGCAGTTGCCCGGCTCGCCAGTGGCCAGCCCCCGCTCCAGGGCGCCCTGATCGCACATCATCAGAAGGATTC
Encoded here:
- a CDS encoding SDR family oxidoreductase, encoding MDLMLQDKVALISGGSKGIGFYIAKDLADEGCHVIISGRTEADLRKAEAEINAQGKGKAASFCGDMTKPEAPAAFLKAGLDAFGGVDLLVNNVGGSDPKHLLDTDDDDWQIAFDFNLFHAVRLSRLAISEMKKRGGGSILNIASLAGRESGSAMTYNASKAALISFSKALSQQVAKDGIRVNTLAPGSVFFPGGVWERRMAAAPDNLEGMLKGMPLGRFGRPEEISSVAVFMLSPRASLVHGACYAVDGSQGRSNI
- a CDS encoding SDR family oxidoreductase; protein product: MDLMLQDKVAMISGGSRGIGFHIARDLAAEGCRVVISARGEEQLGRAVGELTAGGSGRAAGFAGDITEKGAPEAFLKTALDAFGGVDLLVNNVGGSNPKTLLESGDADWQGGFAFNFFHAVRLSRLVIPEMKKRGGGAILNVSSIYGRESRGAMIYNASKAALISFTKALSQQVAKDGIRVNSIAPGGILFPGGVWERRIAEAPDGLQGFIDAEMPFGRFGTAAEVSAVAVFMLSPRASLVHGACWNVDGAQSRSNI
- a CDS encoding acyl-CoA/acyl-ACP dehydrogenase yields the protein MQYPFTDEQLALADLTRDFMEREVMPVAAEMDRRPNPKDCYPAELIHKASKVGLRTLAVPEEYGGGGMDMLTRTLCLWTGAQYEIGFIKCISQCWKISSVIAASGTEDQKSRWLKMFVEDDDCVGSFCMTEPDYGTDNLYRQPDPKLGLKTSAVRDGDYWVINGAKRFTSLTGWAKILLVFARTDPKAPVHQGTTCFLVGKDQEGVSYGQVHDKMGYRLYPNAESFYDNVRVHKDDVLGEVNGGYDAQAVAFRGSAELAACNTGIARGIYEFCYEYAKERVQGGVPIVEHPTVRHMLAEMLMNIEVAEQFMWRVCWGVQNDPTFNPRFTRYGKVFTDQVALKTIGFATDILGGIGIMRETPVEKRIRDLLTFLHGDGTDSMTLLRAAQTLDNPA
- the queC gene encoding 7-cyano-7-deazaguanine synthase QueC, which codes for MDSAVSLAMARAAGFRCAALSFDYGQRHAHELDAARRVAETLGAEGPTVVKIDLRAIGGSALTGEIEVPKDRGDIGEGIPVTYVPARNTIFLSYALALAEVKGAFDIFIGVNALDYSGYPDCRPEYIAAYEQMARIATKAGVESGEQLTIHTPLKEMRKADIVKKGAALGVDFALTHSCYDPLGADRPCGRCDACILRRKGFEEAGMRDPLTYPEGGVRPIPCPD
- a CDS encoding alpha/beta hydrolase, with the protein product MPTATVNGANLNYSVRGAGSPALLIHGFQSSLFTWKPVVDFFAGHFQTFTIDLRGHGDSDRPPGPYSIQQFSDDVAAFLNFLGLEKITLAGHSMGGRTALMFTLQHPERVRQLILIGASGAAPKGEYETRFRTLQKVAEEEGIEAVMAHPLVTSHIPKSYLEGPGGEEYRRHYLKNTPQSYRDAGAALFTMPDLTGRLGEIGVPAWFCVGENEAPGIVAFSEQCERDIPNCTRSVIPGCGHFPMQDNTSGFLSELENFLAKTPVA
- a CDS encoding PPOX class F420-dependent oxidoreductase, producing MNRSEATAFIDSARNGVLTTLLKDGRPHSSPVVFGRTGENIEISCTWTRLKTKNLQRDPRASLCIIPKDGWHPYLTVEGKAALVEDPDGRMNLDLYRRVTGSEPEDLDEYLQTMKNDQRMIVRLSMDRMYPLSD